Below is a genomic region from Mycolicibacter hiberniae.
CTGGAGCAGGCCGGCGCCGTCGCTTCGTCGGCCGGGCTGCGCACCGCCCTCACCGGTGCCCATGACCAATACCGTCCGGTCGGACCGTTCAGCACCGTGGCCGCAGAACTGCAGCGCGGGCAGGAAGCCCGCTTCACGCTGTCCGCCCCACTGCGTTCGGCCAGCCAGCCAGCCCTCGACGTCGACCTTCCGGGCATTTATCCGGTGCTGGTGAACGTCAACGGCACGCCCGACTACGGCGCGCCGACCCGGCTCGACGACGCCCGGTTCCTGCTGCCGGTGACCGGTCTGCCCAAAACCGACCCGGACTCCGATGGCGTCGCCGGGACCGTCCCCCCCGACATCTCCCACCCGGTGCGGCTCACCATGTTCTGGCCGCTGGCCGATCGGCCGCGGCTGACCCCGGGGGCACCCGGGGGCACCCGGCCGGTGCGGCTCACCGACGACGATCTGGCGGCGTCGCTGGCCCCGGGTGGTCGCCTGGAGGCGCTGCTGTCCGCGGCCGAGTTCGCCACCAGCCCGGCGGTCGATGCCAACGGGGTGGTCAACCGGGCGTTGTGCCTGGCCGTCGACCCGGACCTGCTGGTGACGGTCAACGCGATGACGGACGGCTACGTGGTGGCCGACTCCCCCGAGAGCACGGTCTCGCATCCGGGCACCGGCCGCGACGCCGCCCGGTCCTGGCTGGACAGGTTGCGCCGGCTGGCGCAGCACACCTGTGTCGCGGCCACCCCCTACGCGCAGGCCGACCTGGACGCCTTGGCTCGAGTGGGCGACGCCCGGCTGGCGGCGATAGCGGTGGCCAAGCCGGCCGACATCGTCGACCGCATCCTGCAGGTGAGCTCGACCCGCGGTGCGGTCCTGCTCGGCGACGGCCGGCTGACGGCGGCTTCGGCGGACCTGATCGGCACGCAGGGCACCGCGGTGGTGATCGCTGCCGGTGACTGCTCGGCCCGCGAGCCGGGCGTCACCGCCGACGTCACCCCGCGGCGGTTGTCTCCGCAGCTGGTCTTGTCGCCGTATGACCCCGCCGTCGGCGCGGCGTTGGCCGCCGTGGGCACCGAACCGGCCACGCCCAGCTATCTCGACGGTTCCCTGACGGTGCGGCTGCACCACGACTCGGCGCTGGCCCGTCGCCAGGACGCCCTCGGCTCGATGCTGTGGCGCGCGCTGGAAACCCCCGAGGACCCCCGTGCTCCGCGCAACGAGATCCTGATGCCGCCGGCCTACTGGAAGCCCCGCGCCGACGACGCGCGGGCGGTGCTGAGCACGTTTGCGACCGCCTTGCGTTCCGGGCTGGCGGTGGCCCGGCCCCTGACCGCCCTGATCGCCGAGTCGCGCGACGTCACCGACCCGCCCGCGGTCCCGCTACCGGCCCAGCAGCCGGCCGGCGGCTTCGGGCCGGAGGTCGTCGGCGCGGTGGCCGGCAACATCGCCCGGCTGTGGGGCTTGACCTCGGCGTTGACCACCGACGCCCGCACCGGGCTGACCGGTGAGGCCTACACCGCCCCGCTCGCCGAGGGCATGCTGCGGGCCCTGACCCAGACCGAACCGGTCAATGCCCGCAACGGTCTGGCCGCGCAGCGGCTGGCGATCATCGGCGCCACCGTCGCCGATCTGATCGGCGGGGTCACCATCGTCCATCCCGCCGACTCCTACACGCTGGCCACCGAGCACAGCCCGCTGCCGCTGGCGCTGCGCAACGACCTGGCCGTCCCGATCCGGGTGCGCCTGCACGTCGACGCCCCGCCCGGGATGACGGTCACCGATGTCGGGGAGTTGGAGCTGCCGCCGGGGTATCTGCCGCTGCGGGTTCCGGTCGAGGTACGGGTCAACCAGCACTTCGTGGTCGATGCCGCGCTACAGACCCCCGACGGGCTGCCCCTGGGCGAGTCGGTGCGGCTGTCGGTGCACTCCAACGCCTACGGCATGGTGCTGTTCCTGTTCACCATGACCGCCGCGGCGGCGCTCACGGTGCTGACCGGGCGGCGGCTGTGGCACCGTTTCCGCGGCCAGCCCGACCGCGCCGACTTGGACCGGCCCGATCCGATCCGGGACCAGCCGCCTGCCGCCGCGCCGGCGCGGGTGCCCGCAGATGACAGCGGAGACCGGTGAGCACGCCCGCATCGCAACCGGCCCGCCCCGAGCTCAGCGACGCCGCGGTGGTGTCGCGTTCCTGGGGGATGGCACTGGCCACGCTGGTCAGCCGGATCACCGGATTCGTTCGGGTGGTGCTGCTGGCGGCAATCCTGGGTGCGGCGCTGTCGAGCGCCTTCTCGGTGGCCAACCAGCTGCCGAATCAGATCGCCGCGCTGGTGCTGGAGGCGACCTTCACCGCGATCTTCGTACCGGTGCTGGCCCGCGCCGAACGCGACGACGCCGACGGCGGCGCGGCGTTCGTCCGCCGGCTGGTCACGCTGGCCACCGCGCTGCTGCTGGCCACCACCGTGATCTCGGTGGCGGCCGCCCCGCTGCTGGTCCGGCTGATGCTCGGTGGTGACCCGCAGGTCAACGAGGCGCTGACCATCGCATTCGCGTATCTGCTGCTGCCGCAGGTGATCTGCTACGGGTTGTCTTCGGTGTTCATGGCGATCCTGAACACCCGCAACATTTTTGGGCCGCCGGCCTGGGCACCGGTGGTCAACAACGTGGTCGCGATCGCCACGTTGGTGCTCTACCTGCTGGTGCCGGGCGAACTGTCGGTGGACCCGGTGCGGATGGGCAACGCCAAGCTGCTGGTGCTCGGGGTCGGCACGACGGCCGGCGTCGTCGCCCAAACCGTCGTTCTGCTGGTGGCGATCCGGCGCGAGCACATCAGCCTGCGCCCGCTGTGGGGAATCGACGACCGCCTCAAGCGCTTCGGCACGATGGCCTCGGCCATGGTGCTCTATGTCCTGATCAGCCAGATCGGACTGGTGGTCACCAACCAGATCGCCAGTACGGCGGCTGCCTCCGGGCCGGCGATCTACTACTACGCCTGGCTGCTGCTGCAGTTGCCGTTCGGCATGATCGGCGTGACGGTGCTGACCGTGGTGATGCCCCGGTTGAGCCGCAACGCCGCCGCCGGCGACGACCCCGCGGTGCTGGCCGATCTGTCGCTGGCCACGCGGCTGATGATGATCACCCTGATTCCGATCGTGGCCGTGATGACCGTCGCCGGCCCGGCGATCGGCAGCGCCCTGTTCGCCTACGGCAACTTCGGCGACGTCGACGCGGGATACCTGGGCGCCGCGGTCGCCATGTCGGCGTTCACGCTGATCCCCTACGCCATGGTGCTGCTGCAGCTGCGGGTCTTCTACGCGCGCGAACAACCGTGGACACCGATCGCCATCATCGTGGTGATCACCGCGGTGAAGATCGGTGCCTCCGTCCTGGCCCCGCACCTGACCGGCGATCCGGATCTGGTCGCCGCCTACCTGGGGCTGGCCAACGGGCTGGGCTTTACCGCCGGGGCTGTCGTCGGACATCTGCTGCTGCGCCGCTCCCTGCGGCCGCCCGCCCGCCCGGGCATGCCCGCCGGGCACTGGCGGCTGCTGGGGCCGGACGTGATCCGCACCGTCCTGGTGACGTTGACCGCCTCCTTGGCTGCCGGCCTGGTGGCCGAGTTGACCGATCGAGTGCTGGGCCTGCCGGCGCTGACTGGCCACGGTGCCGCGGGCTCGATGCTGCGCCTGCTGGTGCTGACGCTGGTGATGTTGCCGATCATCGGGGCGGTGATGGTGCGCGCCGGGGTGCCCGAAGCCGTGGCCGCACTGGCCGCGGTCCGCCGGCGGATCGGTTCACGGGCGCCGCAGGCCGGCGCGCCCAACCCGCCTGCTCGCGATCTCGACGTCCCGTACGCTGAGCACAACTGTTTGCCCACAGTCGGCGGGGATGTGACGAACAATCCCGCCGCGCACATGCCGCCGGAGCACATCGCCGGAGGCAGGACACCGAAAGGTGCGGAGGTGACCAACATTCCTTCGGAGGGGGCGGGGTCTCGGGCCGCGTCGAGGACCGTTGCTCCGCAGTCGGCCCAGCGAGCCGCCGAGGCCCCAGCGCCGGTCAGCAACGACAGCTTGCTGACCCCGGGGCTGAGCGTCGCCGGCGGTCGCTACCGGCTGCTGGTACGTCACGGCGGCACGCCGGTGCTGCAGTTCTGGCAGGCGCTGGACACCGCGCTGGACCGGCAGGTGGCGCTGACGTTCGTCGACCCGAACCAGACCATGCCCGACGACCAGCTCACCGGTGTGCTCACGCGAACCCAGCGGCTCAGTCAGATCGACGCACCCGGAATCGCCCGGGTGCTCGACGTGGTGCGCGTCGGTGCGGGCGGACTGGTGGTCTCCGAATGGGTGCGGGGCGCCTCGCTGCAGGAGGTCGCGGGTACGGCGCCGTCACCGGTCGGCGCGGGCCGCGCGATCCGATCGCTGGCCAGCGCCGCCGAAGCCGCCCACCACAACGGCGTGGCCCTGTCCATCGACAACCCGGCGCGGGTGCGGGTCAGCGTCGACGGCGACGTCACCCTGGCCTTCCCTGCCACCCTGCCCGACACCAAACCCGAGGACGACATTCGCGGAATCGGGGCCACCCTGTACGCGCTGCTGGTCAACCGGTGGCCGTTGGCCGACGCCGGGAAGGGTTCCGAAGGCGGCCTGCAACCGGCCGACCGTGACGAGAACGGCAACCCGATCCCGCCGGACGCGATCAAGCCGGACATCCCCTTCCAGATCGCCGCGGCCGCCAGTCATGCCATCGCGCCCGACGGCGGGATCCGTGGCGCTTCGACGCTGTCCAACCTGCTGCAGCAGGCCACGGCCCTGCACGAGCAGACCGAGCTACTGGGACCGGTCGCCGACGAGCCGCCCCGGCCGGCGCCCACGCCCCCGGACGACGAGACCCGCGCCGACCGGCGCCGGCGGGTGCTGATCGGACTGGGCATCGGTGGCGCCGTCATCCTGGTAGCGCTGCTGGTGCTGGCCTCGGTGCTCAACCGCATCTTCGGTGACGTCAACGGGTTGGACAAGACCGAACTGGGCCTGAGCAGTCCGTCGGCGTCGGTCCTGCCCGACGCGGCCGGGCCGAGTGGCGTGGTGAAGCCGATACAGGCGACGGTGTTCTCGCCCGGCGGCGAGGCCGACCGGCCCCAGGACGCCGGTCTGGCGATCGACGGGGACCCGGCCACCGCCTGGTCCACCGACACCTACTCCGATCCCGTGCCCTTCCCGAACTTCAAGAACGGCGTGGGCCTGATCCTGCAGCTGCCCAGCCCCACGGTG
It encodes:
- the murJ gene encoding murein biosynthesis integral membrane protein MurJ, which gives rise to MSTPASQPARPELSDAAVVSRSWGMALATLVSRITGFVRVVLLAAILGAALSSAFSVANQLPNQIAALVLEATFTAIFVPVLARAERDDADGGAAFVRRLVTLATALLLATTVISVAAAPLLVRLMLGGDPQVNEALTIAFAYLLLPQVICYGLSSVFMAILNTRNIFGPPAWAPVVNNVVAIATLVLYLLVPGELSVDPVRMGNAKLLVLGVGTTAGVVAQTVVLLVAIRREHISLRPLWGIDDRLKRFGTMASAMVLYVLISQIGLVVTNQIASTAAASGPAIYYYAWLLLQLPFGMIGVTVLTVVMPRLSRNAAAGDDPAVLADLSLATRLMMITLIPIVAVMTVAGPAIGSALFAYGNFGDVDAGYLGAAVAMSAFTLIPYAMVLLQLRVFYAREQPWTPIAIIVVITAVKIGASVLAPHLTGDPDLVAAYLGLANGLGFTAGAVVGHLLLRRSLRPPARPGMPAGHWRLLGPDVIRTVLVTLTASLAAGLVAELTDRVLGLPALTGHGAAGSMLRLLVLTLVMLPIIGAVMVRAGVPEAVAALAAVRRRIGSRAPQAGAPNPPARDLDVPYAEHNCLPTVGGDVTNNPAAHMPPEHIAGGRTPKGAEVTNIPSEGAGSRAASRTVAPQSAQRAAEAPAPVSNDSLLTPGLSVAGGRYRLLVRHGGTPVLQFWQALDTALDRQVALTFVDPNQTMPDDQLTGVLTRTQRLSQIDAPGIARVLDVVRVGAGGLVVSEWVRGASLQEVAGTAPSPVGAGRAIRSLASAAEAAHHNGVALSIDNPARVRVSVDGDVTLAFPATLPDTKPEDDIRGIGATLYALLVNRWPLADAGKGSEGGLQPADRDENGNPIPPDAIKPDIPFQIAAAASHAIAPDGGIRGASTLSNLLQQATALHEQTELLGPVADEPPRPAPTPPDDETRADRRRRVLIGLGIGGAVILVALLVLASVLNRIFGDVNGLDKTELGLSSPSASVLPDAAGPSGVVKPIQATVFSPGGEADRPQDAGLAIDGDPATAWSTDTYSDPVPFPNFKNGVGLILQLPSPTVIGSVSLNVSSTGTRVELRSASTPKPSRLEDTTLLAPAKTLHPGSNKITADSAAPTSNLLVWITTMGNTGGENRTQISEITVQAAS